In one Zymobacter palmae genomic region, the following are encoded:
- a CDS encoding ABC transporter ATP-binding protein/permease, giving the protein MTARRSLTWTQWLLLLCAATALLISLCGPLLAPYGIDDIADMPFAPPSADHWLGTDYLGADVLSRLLVGGHELIVLGLAVVVSAWLIGGALAMLSTLRGGWLERLVLSVVDVLQSLPSLVVLMVTVALLGAGYRSAACAAVLISAVDIIRIARAATLQAMQHDYVDIARLRGESTLWILAYEIAPNLWPLVVADVGVRFIAAVFIMATASFLGLGAQPPMADWGLMIMENSQGLGLQPLAVLAPVGALLLLLVPANLLLDGIVARPRGPKRYPKAPLSRQSVCTAPCSDVLDIRSLSIHHADQPLLQQVSLALEAGDVVALIGASGSGKTTLLHAALGELPHGCHATQGGIWLAGEDMLAIPSARQRLLRRRYVGYLPQDARAALLPFQRVGLVLQRRARALGLPRAARTARLLQQLQDVGLPADAAFLRRYPHQLSGGQRQRIMLALALLGQPRLLVLDEPASALDSIATQSLYTHIRRIARQRGIAVLMVAHGLEQAASIADRFIVLEEGRIAEQSRVADFLAAPTSLAGRRLMRAQRRVSVLGSERPSPTSSPILSVQSLECGHGATAPLWQDVGFRLARGGCLSIVGESGCGKTTLLRCLLGLHTASAGSLTLHGRPLVQCLNERTCEQQRCLQYVPQDPYDSLNPFWSVRALLGRLLHLFSPELPRAAREQALANAMQRVGLPESLLSVKVQRLSGGQRQRVALARALLATPDVLLCDEVTSALDSERRNALLDVLDHLRRERQMTLIMVTHDMAVPARLGGDILVMGEGGIVERGAVGEVFAAPKHPVTHAMLAYASIGGAQQERV; this is encoded by the coding sequence ATGACCGCTCGCCGATCGTTGACTTGGACGCAGTGGCTGTTGCTGCTCTGTGCGGCAACGGCGCTGCTGATAAGTCTGTGCGGTCCATTGTTGGCGCCCTATGGCATAGATGACATCGCCGATATGCCCTTTGCGCCGCCGTCAGCTGATCACTGGCTGGGCACTGACTACCTGGGCGCTGATGTGTTGAGCCGTTTACTGGTGGGTGGTCATGAGTTGATCGTGTTGGGACTGGCGGTTGTGGTATCGGCATGGCTGATAGGAGGCGCGCTGGCGATGCTGAGCACACTGCGCGGTGGCTGGCTTGAGCGCCTAGTGCTGTCTGTGGTCGACGTGCTGCAGAGTCTGCCCAGTTTGGTGGTGCTGATGGTGACGGTAGCGCTGCTGGGAGCGGGGTATCGCAGTGCAGCCTGTGCTGCCGTGTTGATATCCGCCGTCGATATCATTCGCATTGCGCGGGCCGCGACCCTGCAGGCCATGCAGCATGACTATGTCGATATCGCGCGACTGCGTGGTGAGTCAACGCTGTGGATCCTCGCCTACGAGATTGCGCCGAACCTTTGGCCGCTAGTGGTCGCCGACGTTGGCGTACGCTTCATTGCGGCGGTCTTCATCATGGCTACTGCCAGTTTTTTGGGGTTGGGCGCGCAGCCCCCCATGGCCGATTGGGGGTTGATGATCATGGAGAACAGCCAAGGGTTAGGCCTTCAGCCGCTAGCGGTGCTTGCGCCTGTCGGTGCGCTGTTGTTGCTGCTGGTGCCCGCCAACCTGTTGCTTGATGGCATCGTTGCTCGTCCCCGCGGCCCGAAACGCTATCCGAAGGCGCCGCTATCTCGGCAGTCGGTATGCACCGCACCGTGCAGCGATGTGCTGGATATTCGCTCGCTCAGTATTCATCACGCCGACCAGCCTTTGCTGCAACAGGTATCGCTGGCGCTGGAGGCAGGAGACGTGGTGGCATTGATCGGAGCCTCCGGCAGTGGCAAGACCACGCTGCTGCATGCGGCACTCGGTGAACTACCGCACGGCTGCCATGCAACGCAGGGCGGTATCTGGCTGGCTGGAGAGGACATGCTGGCCATCCCCTCGGCGCGTCAGCGCCTTCTTCGCCGTCGCTATGTTGGCTATCTGCCTCAGGATGCGCGAGCAGCACTGCTGCCGTTTCAGCGTGTGGGGTTAGTGCTGCAACGGCGTGCCCGCGCACTTGGTTTGCCTCGAGCGGCACGCACGGCTCGGTTGCTTCAGCAGCTGCAGGATGTTGGGCTACCCGCGGATGCCGCCTTTTTGCGCCGTTATCCTCATCAGCTGTCTGGCGGTCAGCGTCAGCGCATCATGCTGGCTCTGGCGCTGCTGGGACAGCCGCGTCTGCTGGTACTGGATGAACCCGCCAGCGCACTGGATAGTATCGCCACTCAATCCCTGTATACGCACATCCGTCGGATTGCCCGCCAGCGTGGAATCGCGGTACTGATGGTCGCGCACGGCCTAGAGCAGGCCGCCAGTATCGCTGACCGTTTCATCGTGCTGGAAGAAGGGCGTATCGCCGAACAGAGTAGGGTCGCTGATTTTCTTGCGGCACCCACCAGTTTGGCGGGCCGGCGTCTGATGAGGGCGCAGCGGCGCGTCTCCGTACTTGGCTCCGAACGCCCTTCTCCGACATCGTCGCCCATCCTGAGTGTGCAGTCTCTGGAGTGTGGTCATGGGGCGACAGCGCCGCTGTGGCAGGACGTTGGTTTCCGGCTGGCGCGCGGAGGCTGTTTGTCCATCGTCGGTGAATCGGGGTGTGGTAAGACTACACTGCTGCGCTGCCTGCTGGGACTTCATACGGCATCGGCTGGATCGCTGACGCTGCACGGCCGGCCGCTGGTGCAGTGCCTAAACGAGCGTACGTGTGAACAACAGCGTTGCCTGCAGTATGTGCCGCAGGATCCCTACGATTCTCTCAATCCTTTCTGGTCGGTCAGGGCGCTGCTAGGGCGTTTACTGCATCTCTTTTCTCCTGAACTGCCGCGTGCTGCTCGCGAACAAGCGCTGGCCAATGCCATGCAGCGGGTGGGGTTGCCCGAATCCCTGCTGAGCGTGAAGGTGCAGCGGCTGTCTGGCGGTCAGCGCCAGCGCGTGGCTCTGGCGAGAGCCTTGCTGGCGACACCGGATGTTCTGCTGTGTGATGAAGTGACCAGCGCACTCGACAGTGAACGGCGTAATGCACTGCTGGATGTGCTGGATCATCTGCGGCGCGAGCGGCAGATGACCCTGATTATGGTGACTCACGACATGGCCGTTCCCGCTCGGCTGGGCGGTGACATTCTGGTGATGGGGGAGGGCGGTATCGTCGAACGCGGTGCCGTTGGTGAGGTCTTTGCGGCACCGAAGCACCCCGTTACACATGCGATGCTGGCCTATGCCAGCATCGGGGGGGCACAGCAAGAACGCGTATAG
- a CDS encoding ABC transporter ATP-binding protein: MKGFELIQQLIRLSPTVRSRIRCGVALGVAGGLSTVIGLTCCAYAVGQLAVGLPLAAEFWYWLVGGALGLCGGFMARNLADLITHDASFHLEVVIRKRLAETLAHLPLGEVQGLGAGRLKKIMHDDVKGLHAAVADASPFVGVGVSQPLAALLMLLLVQWKFFIVVCLMMPVIMLCMYMMTRDFATQRERYSTASENINAAVIEFVQGMPVVRTFDGDRVAFRRFSARVEDFTHAVAQWLAASRRSSKANAVFIAPLPTLLLLGLFGVPMLHAGMISLTDLLLALMIGTLPVQAVMPLMFLSNLLNDAKASAHRICQILARPPLPETQFPQTPQRFDIRFEHVSFSYAVQGRGAALTDVSLTIPQGTVCALVGTSGSGKSTLARLIPRFYDVSQGAIRIGGIDLRDIASRTLLQQVAFVFQEPFLIKGSVADNIRLAKPEASDDDVERAARAANAHDFIVNVLEDGYQTQVGERGGRLSGGQRQRITIARAMLSQAPIVILDEATAYIDPENEAEIQAGLARLMRGRTVLIIAHRLSTITQADQIVVLESGRVVEQGRHHALLAKEGRYARIWRHYDATQQWGVNGGRQGEAR; encoded by the coding sequence ATGAAGGGATTCGAACTCATTCAGCAGTTGATCCGCCTGTCACCGACGGTACGGTCGCGCATTCGCTGTGGTGTTGCACTGGGCGTTGCGGGTGGTTTATCAACGGTCATCGGTCTGACGTGTTGCGCCTATGCTGTCGGGCAGCTGGCGGTGGGTTTGCCGTTGGCTGCCGAGTTCTGGTACTGGCTGGTGGGTGGCGCCTTGGGACTGTGTGGCGGCTTCATGGCACGCAATCTGGCTGACCTCATCACGCATGACGCGTCCTTTCATCTTGAAGTCGTGATTCGCAAGCGGCTTGCTGAAACACTGGCCCATCTGCCGCTCGGAGAGGTGCAGGGGCTAGGGGCAGGGCGTCTGAAGAAGATCATGCACGATGACGTCAAAGGGCTGCATGCGGCGGTTGCCGATGCATCGCCGTTCGTTGGTGTTGGTGTCAGCCAGCCGCTGGCGGCATTGCTGATGCTACTGCTCGTGCAGTGGAAATTTTTCATCGTGGTCTGCTTGATGATGCCCGTCATCATGCTGTGCATGTACATGATGACGCGTGACTTTGCGACCCAGCGCGAGCGCTACAGTACCGCTAGTGAGAACATTAACGCGGCCGTGATCGAGTTCGTGCAGGGGATGCCCGTAGTGCGCACCTTCGACGGTGATCGTGTTGCCTTCCGGCGCTTCAGCGCTAGGGTGGAGGACTTCACCCATGCAGTGGCGCAGTGGCTGGCGGCATCACGCCGCTCCAGTAAGGCTAATGCGGTGTTCATTGCACCACTGCCGACCCTGTTGCTGCTAGGGCTATTTGGGGTGCCTATGCTGCACGCGGGCATGATCTCGCTGACCGATCTGCTGTTGGCACTGATGATCGGCACCTTGCCGGTGCAGGCAGTCATGCCGCTAATGTTTCTATCCAATCTATTGAACGATGCCAAGGCATCAGCGCATCGCATCTGTCAGATACTGGCCCGTCCACCGTTGCCCGAAACGCAGTTCCCCCAGACGCCGCAGCGTTTCGACATCCGCTTCGAGCACGTCTCGTTTTCCTACGCTGTGCAAGGGCGAGGGGCAGCCCTTACTGACGTGTCGCTGACCATTCCTCAAGGTACGGTCTGTGCGCTGGTCGGCACCTCTGGCTCGGGCAAGTCGACCTTGGCGCGACTGATTCCTCGCTTCTATGACGTCAGCCAAGGGGCCATCCGCATAGGAGGCATTGACCTACGTGATATCGCCAGCCGCACGTTGCTCCAACAGGTGGCCTTCGTTTTTCAGGAGCCGTTTTTGATCAAGGGTAGCGTGGCGGACAACATTCGTTTGGCAAAGCCCGAGGCCTCTGATGACGACGTTGAACGGGCCGCTCGGGCGGCCAACGCACACGACTTCATCGTCAATGTGCTGGAAGACGGTTACCAGACCCAAGTGGGCGAACGTGGCGGCCGGCTATCCGGCGGGCAGCGTCAGCGCATCACTATTGCGCGGGCGATGCTGTCTCAAGCGCCGATCGTGATTCTGGATGAGGCAACGGCCTATATCGATCCTGAAAATGAAGCCGAGATTCAGGCCGGCCTTGCCCGTCTGATGCGAGGCAGAACAGTGCTGATCATTGCCCATCGTCTGTCCACCATTACTCAGGCTGATCAGATCGTTGTGCTCGAGAGCGGACGCGTAGTCGAACAGGGACGTCATCACGCATTGTTGGCCAAAGAGGGGCGCTATGCCCGCATTTGGCGTCACTACGATGCTACCCAGCAGTGGGGCGTGAATGGCGGCAGGCAAGGAGAGGCACGATGA
- a CDS encoding ABC transporter permease codes for MHIFKAMLWRVGKVAITLLVLSLILFWLLSLIRGDAASARLGSTGGADQVAALRHALHLDQSFVTRYGTWLMHMLHGDFGHSDVSGDPVMPLLVVRGKASLLLGAVTIALLVPLAIVLGVWSGLHEGQWSDRLISTLSLVGLGTPEFVIGTLLVALLSFTLHWLPALSLWHDGMSYREWALIMVMPVLTLLSVCLAQNVRLIRAGTLAATRSEACQMARLNGFSEGQVIMHWIMPMAMITYVPLLARYVTALLSGALIAETLFSWPGLASTLLDATQSRDVPVIMAIAMLICTFTVVVNALADGLARLASPAARREAS; via the coding sequence GTGCATATCTTCAAAGCCATGCTATGGCGGGTCGGTAAGGTGGCCATCACGCTGCTAGTGCTTTCTCTCATACTGTTCTGGCTGCTGTCACTTATCCGCGGTGATGCCGCTTCCGCGCGGTTGGGCAGCACCGGAGGCGCTGACCAGGTGGCTGCGCTACGCCATGCGCTCCATCTCGATCAGTCCTTTGTAACGCGCTATGGCACGTGGCTGATGCACATGCTGCACGGCGACTTTGGCCACAGTGACGTCAGTGGCGATCCGGTCATGCCGTTGCTGGTGGTGCGTGGCAAGGCCTCGCTGCTACTGGGCGCGGTCACGATCGCGCTGCTAGTGCCGCTGGCGATTGTGCTGGGCGTGTGGAGCGGCCTGCATGAAGGGCAGTGGAGTGATCGTCTCATCAGTACACTGTCGCTGGTCGGGCTAGGAACGCCTGAGTTCGTGATCGGTACACTACTGGTGGCATTACTGTCGTTCACACTGCACTGGCTGCCTGCGCTGTCACTGTGGCATGACGGAATGTCATACCGTGAGTGGGCGTTGATTATGGTGATGCCCGTACTGACGCTGTTGAGCGTTTGTCTGGCCCAGAACGTGCGTTTAATCAGAGCAGGCACGCTGGCAGCCACCCGCAGCGAGGCTTGTCAGATGGCGCGTCTGAACGGGTTCAGTGAGGGACAGGTGATCATGCACTGGATCATGCCAATGGCGATGATCACCTATGTTCCTCTGCTAGCGCGCTACGTCACGGCACTGCTGAGCGGGGCGCTGATTGCTGAAACCCTCTTTTCATGGCCAGGGCTGGCCTCGACGCTGCTGGACGCGACGCAGAGCCGCGATGTGCCGGTCATCATGGCGATCGCGATGCTGATCTGCACCTTTACCGTCGTAGTCAATGCGCTGGCGGATGGACTGGCGCGGTTGGCCAGCCCTGCCGCTAGGCGGGAGGCGTCATGA
- the polA gene encoding DNA polymerase I, producing MTAQAVPPIVLVDGSAYLYRAFHALPPLTTSDNRPTGAIRGVVSMLRSLINSWPDSPMAVVFDAKGKTFRDELFDQYKAHRPPMPDDLRAQIEPLHACVRALGLPLLCVEGVEADDVIGTLADQARDEGRQVIISTGDKDMAQLVNSHVTLVNTMTNETLDIDGVTEKFGLPPERIIDFLALMGDSVDNIPGVPGVGKKTALALLTGIEGGLDAIYQNLEAVTALSFRGAKSMPKKLAEHREQAFLSYQLATIKTDCQLPVSLCDLTLPAPDIGALHQLFADLEFKGWLKELDNGTFSSVSRTAQTTSTAVAAQAPSTGPQGALFGDDDENDQAESVELPPITQDQYQTVLTPEAFEAWVARLEQAERFCFDLETTSLNYMEAEIVGIGLGLAPGEAAYVPVAHDYIGAPDQLDRRQVLARLKPLFENAAIAKLGHNLKYDIEVLARYEIGVSGTLLDTMLMSYVLNSTANRHDMDSLALAHLGHTTTSFEDVAGKGVKQLTFNQVALEEAAPYACEDIDVTLRLYDVLAPRVAREGRLEEVLDTLETPLIRVLAQMERNGVKIDAAALDAQSASLAAEIQQCEQDAYALAGREFNLGSPKQLGEILFEEQKIPVLKKTPKGAPSTAEAVLEELALDYPLPKVIMKHRGLSKLKSTYTDKLPQLVDHQQRVHTSYHQAVTATGRLSSSDPNLQNIPVRTELGRQIRKAFVARDGYRIVAADYSQIELRIMAHLSGDKGLLDAFAHDQDIHSATAAEVFGVPLGEVTGEQRRSAKAINFGLIYGMSAWGLARQLRIERSQAQVYIERYFDRYPGVARFMDDIRRQAAEQGYVETVFGRRLYVPDINARQHNRRQAAERTAINAPMQGTAADIIKRAMIDVDRWLRDTHQDALMVMQVHDELVFEVRDEQVDNFIVEVRKRMEAAGDLDVALVVDARAGRDWDEAH from the coding sequence ATGACTGCCCAAGCCGTGCCCCCCATCGTTCTGGTTGATGGTTCTGCCTATCTCTATCGCGCTTTCCATGCGTTGCCGCCACTGACGACGTCGGATAACCGACCGACGGGGGCCATCCGAGGGGTGGTGTCGATGCTGCGCAGTCTCATCAACAGTTGGCCGGACAGCCCGATGGCAGTGGTATTTGACGCCAAGGGCAAGACCTTCCGCGACGAGTTGTTCGATCAGTACAAAGCCCATCGACCGCCGATGCCTGATGACTTGCGCGCTCAGATCGAGCCTCTGCACGCATGCGTGAGAGCCTTGGGGCTGCCGCTGCTGTGTGTTGAAGGCGTCGAAGCCGATGACGTGATCGGAACACTGGCTGATCAGGCGCGCGATGAAGGGCGTCAGGTCATTATCTCAACCGGCGACAAGGACATGGCGCAGCTGGTCAACAGCCACGTCACGCTGGTCAATACGATGACCAACGAAACGCTGGATATTGACGGCGTTACCGAGAAGTTCGGTTTGCCGCCCGAGCGCATCATCGACTTTCTCGCGCTGATGGGCGACAGCGTCGACAACATCCCCGGGGTGCCTGGTGTGGGCAAGAAGACCGCGCTGGCACTGCTGACCGGCATTGAGGGTGGGCTGGACGCCATCTATCAAAACCTAGAGGCAGTGACGGCGCTGAGCTTCCGTGGGGCGAAGTCCATGCCTAAAAAACTGGCCGAGCATCGTGAGCAGGCCTTCCTGTCTTATCAGTTGGCCACGATCAAAACTGACTGCCAACTGCCCGTGTCGCTGTGTGATCTGACGTTGCCAGCGCCCGATATCGGCGCGTTGCATCAGTTATTTGCCGACCTAGAGTTCAAAGGCTGGCTAAAAGAACTGGACAACGGCACTTTCAGCAGCGTATCTCGCACGGCCCAGACGACCAGCACTGCGGTCGCGGCTCAGGCCCCTTCTACTGGGCCGCAGGGGGCGTTATTCGGTGATGATGACGAGAATGATCAGGCCGAAAGCGTCGAACTGCCACCCATCACGCAGGATCAGTATCAAACGGTGCTGACACCCGAAGCGTTCGAGGCATGGGTAGCGCGTTTAGAGCAGGCCGAGCGTTTCTGCTTCGACCTCGAAACGACCAGCCTCAACTATATGGAAGCCGAGATCGTCGGTATCGGGTTGGGGTTAGCGCCCGGCGAAGCAGCCTATGTGCCGGTGGCGCATGACTACATCGGCGCGCCTGATCAGCTTGATCGCCGTCAGGTACTGGCGCGCCTTAAGCCGCTGTTCGAGAATGCCGCCATTGCCAAGCTCGGCCATAACCTCAAGTACGATATCGAGGTGCTGGCACGCTATGAGATCGGTGTGTCGGGAACACTGCTCGATACCATGCTGATGTCGTATGTGCTGAATTCCACCGCCAACCGTCATGACATGGATTCGCTGGCGCTGGCACACCTAGGCCACACCACGACCAGTTTCGAAGATGTCGCGGGTAAAGGGGTGAAGCAGCTGACCTTCAATCAGGTCGCGCTGGAAGAAGCCGCGCCTTATGCCTGCGAGGATATCGACGTCACACTGCGTCTGTATGACGTGCTGGCACCGCGCGTGGCACGGGAAGGGCGGCTGGAAGAGGTGCTCGATACGCTGGAAACGCCCTTGATCCGCGTACTGGCGCAAATGGAGCGCAACGGCGTCAAGATTGATGCGGCGGCACTGGATGCGCAAAGCGCTTCGCTGGCGGCCGAGATCCAGCAATGTGAACAGGACGCCTATGCTTTGGCAGGCCGCGAGTTCAATCTGGGCTCGCCCAAGCAGTTGGGAGAAATTTTGTTCGAAGAGCAGAAGATCCCTGTGCTGAAGAAGACCCCTAAAGGAGCCCCCTCCACGGCCGAAGCCGTGCTGGAAGAACTGGCACTCGATTATCCGCTACCCAAGGTCATCATGAAGCATCGCGGGTTGTCGAAGCTAAAATCGACTTATACCGACAAGCTACCGCAATTGGTCGATCATCAGCAGCGTGTGCACACCAGCTATCATCAGGCGGTGACTGCGACGGGGCGTCTATCGTCGTCCGATCCCAACCTGCAGAACATCCCGGTCCGTACCGAACTGGGGCGTCAGATTCGCAAGGCGTTCGTGGCACGCGATGGTTATCGCATCGTCGCAGCGGACTATTCGCAGATTGAGCTGCGCATCATGGCCCACCTGTCCGGTGACAAGGGGCTGCTGGACGCCTTTGCACACGATCAAGATATCCACTCGGCCACGGCGGCCGAGGTCTTCGGCGTACCGCTTGGCGAAGTGACCGGCGAACAGCGCCGCAGCGCTAAGGCGATCAACTTCGGGCTGATCTACGGTATGAGTGCATGGGGATTGGCGCGTCAGCTGCGCATCGAACGCTCGCAGGCACAGGTCTATATCGAACGCTATTTTGATCGCTACCCGGGCGTGGCACGCTTTATGGACGACATCCGCCGTCAGGCCGCCGAACAAGGCTATGTCGAAACGGTCTTCGGGCGTCGCCTCTATGTGCCGGACATTAACGCACGTCAGCACAACCGTCGTCAGGCCGCCGAACGCACGGCGATCAATGCGCCGATGCAGGGGACTGCTGCCGACATCATCAAGCGGGCCATGATTGATGTGGACCGTTGGCTGCGCGATACGCATCAGGATGCACTGATGGTCATGCAGGTACACGATGAGCTGGTGTTCGAAGTGCGTGATGAGCAGGTCGATAACTTCATCGTGGAAGTGCGTAAGCGCATGGAAGCAGCGGGCGATCTGGATGTTGCATTGGTCGTTGACGCGCGGGCAGGCCGAGACTGGGATGAAGCGCACTGA
- a CDS encoding ABC transporter substrate-binding protein: MKRNMSRRALLKAGGLGVGGLLLPGSLLAAGEMPSGTAPRVRRGGVLRAAFAGRAGTPMNVLQATRSPLDYVRARLVWDALADTDDGRIDYRLMTSAVSDRTATRWRLTIRRGITFSDGRPLTARDVLYSLHVLASNPCTQSGWLAPLDTAASRIDDDYTLTLVLKQPVGAFDWRLAQGMFVFPADTRDLDHAPGTGAWTLTSSSDSVNAFSPRSDYWDSERGPLLDRIQLYGIMDMNARVNGLKAGQFDYVGGVALTSGLTEQHNPNVKVVTAPPALWDSLMFSMNLSKPPFDSPDVCEALKLSIDREAMVRTLSFGKGDVANDTLGQGQPWHNSTLPQRHYDPERAQALLKKAGAPPSLSILTSNYAWGLAESATLLLRQAKPAGFTLSLNKLPASDYYSDLNALFDAPLKTNYFHPMPLPVALPFYYGRHAPYPFTGPSSPKLNALMQTLQAAQGEALVNAVHDVQEALYFHGGDAIFMRIPSIALSSPRVNGVEAAGYFDYPTLRSAWLAG; the protein is encoded by the coding sequence ATGAAGCGCAACATGAGTCGGCGTGCTCTTTTGAAAGCTGGGGGACTGGGCGTGGGGGGGCTGCTGCTTCCGGGGTCGCTGCTGGCAGCGGGAGAGATGCCTTCTGGCACTGCACCGAGGGTGCGTCGTGGCGGAGTGCTGCGTGCGGCGTTTGCTGGCCGTGCTGGCACGCCCATGAATGTATTGCAGGCGACCCGCAGTCCTCTTGACTATGTGCGAGCACGCTTGGTCTGGGATGCGCTAGCCGACACCGATGATGGGCGTATCGACTACCGCTTGATGACCTCGGCGGTGTCCGATCGGACAGCGACCCGTTGGCGACTGACAATCCGACGCGGCATCACCTTCAGTGACGGTCGACCGCTGACGGCGCGTGATGTGCTCTACAGCCTGCATGTGTTGGCGAGCAACCCTTGCACGCAGAGCGGTTGGCTAGCCCCGTTGGATACCGCTGCCTCCCGCATTGACGATGATTACACTTTGACACTGGTACTAAAGCAGCCCGTCGGGGCTTTTGACTGGCGGCTGGCGCAGGGCATGTTCGTCTTTCCTGCGGATACGCGCGATCTTGATCACGCGCCGGGAACGGGGGCGTGGACACTGACGTCGTCCAGCGATAGCGTCAATGCCTTCTCTCCGCGAAGTGATTACTGGGACAGCGAGCGTGGGCCGCTGCTGGATCGCATCCAGCTGTACGGCATCATGGACATGAACGCGCGCGTCAACGGATTGAAGGCGGGGCAGTTCGATTATGTAGGAGGTGTGGCACTCACAAGCGGCCTCACTGAGCAACATAATCCCAACGTCAAGGTAGTGACGGCACCGCCTGCCCTCTGGGATAGTCTGATGTTCTCAATGAACCTCAGTAAGCCGCCGTTCGATTCGCCTGACGTATGCGAAGCATTGAAGCTCTCCATTGACCGAGAGGCGATGGTGCGCACGCTATCGTTTGGAAAGGGCGATGTGGCCAATGATACGCTGGGACAGGGTCAGCCGTGGCACAACAGTACGCTGCCACAACGCCACTACGACCCCGAGCGGGCACAGGCGCTGCTCAAGAAGGCGGGGGCGCCGCCAAGCCTGTCCATATTGACCAGCAACTATGCTTGGGGGCTGGCCGAAAGCGCGACGTTGCTGCTGCGCCAAGCCAAGCCTGCCGGATTCACTCTGAGTCTCAACAAACTGCCTGCTTCCGACTATTACAGTGATCTTAATGCACTGTTCGATGCTCCCCTCAAAACCAACTATTTCCACCCAATGCCGCTGCCTGTCGCGCTGCCGTTCTATTACGGTCGCCATGCGCCTTATCCGTTTACCGGTCCTTCTTCACCGAAACTCAATGCCTTGATGCAGACATTGCAAGCCGCACAGGGGGAGGCGCTGGTGAACGCCGTGCACGATGTTCAAGAAGCGCTGTATTTCCACGGGGGGGATGCCATTTTCATGCGTATCCCTTCTATCGCTTTGAGTTCTCCTCGCGTCAACGGCGTTGAGGCCGCGGGTTATTTTGACTATCCCACACTGCGCAGTGCCTGGCTGGCGGGTTGA